One genomic window of Streptomonospora nanhaiensis includes the following:
- the rdgB gene encoding RdgB/HAM1 family non-canonical purine NTP pyrophosphatase has translation MSVERVRVVLATRNAKKVPEMQAILTGAGIAAEVVGLTEFPDAPEVPETEPTFAGNALLKARAIARHTGLPAVADDSGLRVDELNGMPGVLSARWSGGFGDAAPDKDAANLRLVLDQLADTPEERRGAEFVAAAALAVPARDGAAVEIAREEVVEGTLRGRLLDHPRGENGFGYDPIFVPEGETRTTAEMSAEEKNAISHRGIAFRKLAERLREVL, from the coding sequence ATGAGCGTGGAACGTGTGCGGGTGGTGCTGGCCACCCGCAACGCCAAGAAGGTGCCCGAGATGCAGGCGATCCTGACCGGGGCCGGGATCGCGGCCGAGGTGGTCGGGCTCACCGAGTTCCCCGACGCGCCGGAGGTCCCCGAGACCGAGCCGACGTTCGCGGGCAACGCCCTGCTCAAGGCGCGCGCGATCGCCCGCCACACCGGGCTGCCGGCCGTCGCCGACGACTCGGGGCTGCGCGTGGACGAACTGAACGGCATGCCCGGGGTGCTGTCGGCTCGGTGGTCGGGCGGCTTCGGCGACGCCGCTCCGGACAAGGACGCGGCCAACCTGCGGCTCGTGCTCGACCAGCTCGCCGACACCCCCGAGGAGCGGCGCGGCGCGGAGTTCGTCGCGGCGGCGGCGCTCGCCGTGCCGGCGCGCGACGGCGCCGCCGTGGAGATCGCCCGTGAGGAGGTGGTCGAGGGCACCCTGCGCGGCCGCCTGCTGGACCACCCCCGGGGCGAGAACGGGTTCGGCTACGACCCGATCTTCGTCCCCGAGGGAGAGACCCGCACCACGGCGGAGATGTCGGCCGAGGAGAAGAACGCCATCAGCCATCGCGGCATCGCGTTCCGCAAGCTCGCGGAGCGGCTGCGGGAGGTTCTGTAG
- the rph gene encoding ribonuclease PH, whose product MARPDGRTPNQLRPVTITRNWLRHAEGSALIEFGDTRVLCAASVEDGVPRWRRGTGEGWVTAEYAMLPRSTDTRGARESVKGKIGGRTHEISRLVGRSLRAVVDFKAMGEHTITLDCDVLQADGGTRTAAITGAYVALADAMKYLRKRRNLKNNPLTGSVAAVSVGVIQGQPRLDLNYLEDSVAQTDMNVVAMGDGRFVEVQGTAEGAPFDRGDLDTLLDLALAGCAELTELQKKALAG is encoded by the coding sequence ATGGCTCGACCCGACGGACGCACTCCGAACCAACTCCGGCCCGTGACGATCACCCGCAACTGGCTGCGCCACGCGGAGGGATCGGCCCTCATCGAATTCGGCGACACCCGCGTGCTGTGCGCCGCGAGCGTCGAGGACGGAGTCCCCCGCTGGCGGCGCGGCACCGGTGAGGGCTGGGTCACCGCCGAGTACGCCATGCTGCCCCGCTCGACCGACACCCGCGGCGCCCGCGAGTCGGTCAAGGGCAAGATCGGCGGCCGCACCCACGAGATCTCCCGCCTGGTCGGCCGCTCGCTGCGGGCCGTGGTCGACTTCAAGGCGATGGGCGAGCACACCATCACCCTCGACTGCGACGTCCTCCAGGCCGACGGCGGCACCCGCACGGCCGCGATCACCGGCGCCTACGTGGCGCTCGCCGACGCGATGAAGTACCTGCGCAAGCGCCGCAACCTCAAGAACAACCCGCTGACCGGCTCGGTCGCGGCGGTCAGCGTCGGCGTCATCCAGGGCCAGCCGCGCCTGGACCTCAACTACCTGGAGGACTCGGTCGCCCAGACCGACATGAACGTGGTGGCCATGGGCGACGGCCGCTTCGTGGAGGTGCAGGGCACCGCCGAGGGCGCCCCCTTCGACCGCGGCGACCTCGACACCCTGCTCGACCTCGCCCTCGCCGGGTGCGCCGAGCTGACCGAACTCCAGAAGAAGGCCCTGGCCGGATGA
- a CDS encoding MBL fold metallo-hydrolase, with amino-acid sequence MRLTIIGSSGSFPGPASPASCYLVEADGFRLLLDLGNGALGILQRHVDIYGIDAVYLSHLHPDHCSDLCSYWVARTYSEGGPKPRIPVYGPPGVAQRMADAYGLDPDPGMTETFDFHELAPGSLAIGPFTAHLNRVNHPVDAFGIRLEHQGTSLTYSGDTGACDELVGLAAGTDLFLCEASFHDNRDNPKDMHLTGSEAGDHARRAAARRLVLTHLVPWNDVETTLAEARSTFHGPIDIARSGAVFEVGGAALETV; translated from the coding sequence GTGCGACTCACCATCATCGGCTCCTCGGGCAGCTTTCCCGGCCCGGCCAGCCCCGCCTCCTGCTACCTGGTGGAGGCTGACGGGTTCCGGCTGCTGCTCGACCTGGGCAACGGCGCGCTCGGCATCCTGCAGCGCCACGTCGACATCTACGGCATCGACGCCGTCTACCTCAGCCACCTGCACCCGGACCACTGCTCCGACCTGTGCTCCTACTGGGTGGCACGAACCTACTCCGAAGGCGGGCCCAAACCCCGCATCCCCGTCTACGGCCCGCCCGGTGTCGCCCAGCGGATGGCCGACGCCTACGGGCTCGACCCCGACCCCGGCATGACCGAGACCTTCGACTTCCACGAACTGGCTCCCGGCAGCCTCGCCATCGGCCCGTTCACCGCGCACCTGAACCGCGTCAACCACCCGGTCGACGCTTTCGGCATCCGCCTGGAGCACCAGGGCACCAGCCTCACCTACAGCGGCGACACCGGCGCCTGCGACGAACTCGTCGGCCTGGCCGCCGGCACGGACCTCTTCCTGTGCGAGGCGTCCTTCCACGACAACCGCGACAACCCCAAGGACATGCACCTCACCGGCAGCGAGGCCGGCGACCACGCCCGCCGCGCCGCCGCGCGCCGCCTCGTGCTCACCCACCTCGTGCCCTGGAACGACGTCGAGACCACCCTGGCCGAGGCCCGCAGCACCTTCCACGGCCCCATCGACATCGCCCGCTCCGGCGCCGTGTTCGAGGTCGGCGGCGCCGCCCTCGAAACCGTCTAG
- a CDS encoding thioesterase family protein — translation MTRFDTATAVTPTAEGRYAADLDPGYLIGKAMNGGYLMAVMQRAALAASPHPHAVSSSFHFLRPAGPGPAEVEATVLKSGRTVTTVRLDLRQGDTLAVTGTIATGTMDGAAQPEYTVAPPAVPPIGECRRYDPRIAARAASSGEPTEEQYAQATKDVADFTGRVAQYYSEDTWRRFRGADPEPVPELLGHVHLAEEDGDPVPADTALFLPLAVDALPPVVTVFGTWRWAPTVELTWHMRAVPEPGPLVFRSRADVVSDGWFDETVDLWDVKGRLVAQSRQLARGGR, via the coding sequence ATGACGCGATTCGACACCGCGACCGCGGTCACCCCGACCGCCGAAGGACGCTACGCCGCCGACCTCGACCCCGGCTACCTCATCGGCAAGGCCATGAACGGCGGCTACCTCATGGCGGTCATGCAGCGCGCCGCGCTCGCCGCCTCGCCCCACCCCCACGCGGTGTCGTCCTCCTTCCACTTCCTGCGCCCCGCCGGCCCCGGCCCCGCCGAGGTCGAGGCCACCGTCCTCAAGAGCGGGCGCACCGTCACGACCGTGCGGCTCGACCTGCGCCAGGGCGACACGCTCGCGGTCACCGGCACCATCGCCACCGGCACCATGGACGGCGCGGCCCAGCCCGAGTACACGGTCGCCCCGCCCGCGGTGCCGCCCATCGGCGAGTGCCGCCGCTACGACCCCCGGATCGCCGCCCGGGCCGCGTCCTCCGGCGAGCCCACCGAGGAGCAGTACGCCCAGGCCACCAAGGACGTCGCCGACTTCACCGGCCGGGTCGCCCAGTACTACTCCGAGGACACCTGGCGGCGCTTCCGCGGCGCCGACCCCGAGCCCGTCCCCGAACTGCTGGGCCACGTCCACCTCGCCGAGGAGGACGGCGACCCCGTACCCGCCGACACCGCCCTGTTCCTGCCCCTGGCCGTGGACGCCCTGCCGCCGGTGGTCACCGTCTTCGGCACCTGGCGCTGGGCGCCCACCGTCGAGCTGACCTGGCACATGCGCGCGGTGCCCGAGCCCGGGCCGCTGGTGTTCCGCTCACGCGCCGACGTGGTGAGCGACGGCTGGTTCGACGAGACCGTCGACCTGTGGGACGTCAAGGGGCGCCTCGTGGCGCAGAGCCGGCAGCTCGCGCGCGGCGGCCGGTAA
- a CDS encoding PLP-dependent cysteine synthase family protein, protein MRFDSLLDSLGRTPLVGLPRLSPSPEVRLWAKLEDRNPTGSVKDRVAFYMVEQAEKDGLLSPGCTILEPTSGNTGISLAMVAKTRGYRMVCVMPENTSAERKQLLEMWGAEIHFSPAEGGSNEAVRVAKRMAAEHPDWVMLYQYGNPANARAHYETTGPELLADLPDITHFVAGLGTTGTLMGVGRYLREQRPDVKIVAAEPRYGELVYGLRNLDEGFVPELYDESVLTTRFSVPADAALRRTRELLRSEGVFAGISTGGALHAALGMADKAVRAGERADIAFVIADAGWKYLSTGAYEGTLEEAEQRLDGQLWA, encoded by the coding sequence ATGCGATTCGACTCCCTGCTGGACTCCCTCGGCCGCACCCCGCTGGTGGGGCTGCCGCGCCTGTCCCCGTCGCCGGAGGTCCGGCTGTGGGCCAAGCTGGAGGACCGCAACCCCACCGGCTCGGTCAAGGACCGCGTGGCCTTCTACATGGTCGAGCAGGCCGAGAAGGACGGCCTGCTCTCGCCGGGGTGCACCATCCTGGAGCCCACCTCCGGCAACACCGGCATCTCCCTGGCCATGGTCGCCAAGACCCGCGGCTACCGCATGGTGTGCGTGATGCCCGAGAACACCTCGGCCGAGCGCAAGCAGCTGCTGGAGATGTGGGGCGCCGAGATCCACTTCTCGCCGGCCGAGGGCGGCTCCAACGAAGCCGTGCGGGTGGCCAAGCGCATGGCCGCCGAGCACCCCGACTGGGTGATGCTCTACCAGTACGGCAACCCGGCCAACGCCCGCGCCCACTACGAGACCACCGGGCCCGAGCTGCTGGCCGACCTGCCCGACATCACCCACTTCGTGGCCGGGCTGGGCACCACCGGCACGCTGATGGGCGTGGGCCGCTACCTGCGCGAGCAGCGGCCCGACGTCAAGATCGTCGCGGCCGAGCCCCGCTACGGCGAACTCGTCTACGGCCTGCGCAACCTCGACGAGGGGTTCGTGCCCGAGCTGTACGACGAGTCGGTGCTGACCACCCGGTTCTCCGTGCCCGCCGACGCCGCGCTGCGCCGCACCCGCGAGCTGCTGCGCAGCGAGGGCGTTTTCGCCGGGATCTCCACCGGCGGCGCGCTGCACGCCGCGCTGGGCATGGCCGACAAGGCGGTGCGGGCCGGCGAGCGCGCCGACATCGCGTTCGTGATCGCCGACGCCGGGTGGAAGTACCTGTCCACCGGCGCCTACGAGGGCACCCTCGAAGAGGCCGAGCAGCGCCTCGACGGCCAGCTCTGGGCGTAG
- a CDS encoding MoaD/ThiS family protein has product MAIEVRIPTILRNLTGDAKAVEGEGATLSELITDLDKRHPGLQDRLVEDGKLRRFINVYLNDEDVRFLGGLETPVSDGDTVTILPAVAGGMR; this is encoded by the coding sequence ATGGCCATCGAGGTCCGCATCCCCACCATCCTGCGCAACCTGACCGGCGACGCCAAGGCCGTCGAGGGCGAGGGCGCCACCCTCAGCGAGCTGATCACCGACCTCGACAAGCGCCACCCGGGCCTGCAGGACCGCCTGGTCGAGGACGGCAAGCTGCGCCGGTTCATCAACGTCTACCTCAACGACGAGGACGTCCGCTTCCTCGGCGGCCTGGAGACCCCCGTATCCGACGGCGACACCGTCACCATCCTGCCCGCCGTCGCGGGCGGCATGCGCTAG
- a CDS encoding Mov34/MPN/PAD-1 family protein, producing the protein MLRINRALYARIVAHARRDHPDEACGVVAGPIGSDRPERFIEMVNAERSPTFYRFDSHEQLKVWREMDDRDEEPVVIYHSHTATEAYPSRTDISYASEPNAHYVLVSTRDPETVEFRSYRILEGQVTEEPVEIVDAD; encoded by the coding sequence ATGCTGAGGATCAACCGCGCGCTCTATGCGCGGATCGTCGCCCACGCGCGCCGCGACCACCCCGACGAGGCGTGCGGGGTCGTGGCCGGCCCGATCGGCTCCGACCGCCCCGAGCGGTTCATCGAGATGGTCAACGCCGAGCGCTCCCCGACCTTCTACCGGTTCGACTCCCACGAACAGCTCAAGGTCTGGCGCGAGATGGACGACCGCGACGAGGAGCCGGTGGTGATCTACCACTCGCACACCGCCACCGAGGCCTACCCCTCGCGCACCGACATCTCCTACGCCTCGGAGCCCAACGCCCACTACGTCCTGGTGTCCACCCGCGACCCCGAAACCGTGGAGTTCCGCTCCTACCGGATCCTCGAGGGCCAGGTCACCGAGGAGCCCGTCGAGATCGTCGACGCCGACTGA
- a CDS encoding DUF2017 domain-containing protein produces MTKGFRPVRGGVTIDLDADEVEVLRSMAALVLDLVEPPPERDEFESIVGIGTSSTRPDDPVLARLFPDAYSDDAESAGDFRRYTEDGLRRHKRENAQAVAAALPPRGGGRITLDLGDAHAWLKALNDVRLVLGTRLGVEEETFEAYLRGEYTVPESEAVAMHVYDWLGGLQETLVQALFGAGSKGRR; encoded by the coding sequence ATGACCAAAGGCTTCCGTCCCGTGCGCGGCGGCGTGACCATCGACCTCGACGCCGACGAGGTCGAGGTGCTGCGGTCCATGGCCGCGCTCGTGCTCGACCTGGTCGAGCCGCCGCCCGAGCGCGACGAGTTCGAGAGCATCGTGGGGATCGGCACCAGCTCCACCCGGCCCGACGACCCCGTGCTGGCGCGCCTGTTCCCCGACGCCTACAGCGACGACGCCGAGTCCGCCGGCGACTTCCGCCGCTACACCGAGGACGGCCTGCGCCGCCACAAGCGCGAGAACGCCCAGGCCGTCGCCGCGGCGCTGCCCCCGCGGGGCGGCGGCCGCATCACCCTGGACCTCGGCGACGCCCACGCCTGGCTCAAGGCCCTCAACGACGTCCGCCTGGTGCTGGGCACCCGCCTGGGCGTCGAGGAGGAGACCTTCGAGGCCTACCTGCGCGGCGAGTACACCGTGCCCGAGTCCGAGGCCGTGGCCATGCACGTCTACGACTGGCTGGGCGGCCTGCAGGAGACCCTGGTGCAGGCCCTGTTCGGCGCGGGGTCCAAGGGCCGCCGCTGA
- the clpS gene encoding ATP-dependent Clp protease adapter ClpS has product MTTAPVELERPETEEHVRPDLPWVTIVWNDPINLMSYVTYVFQAVFGYSKRKAHALMLDVHHKGRAVVSSGTREEMERDVSILHEYGLWATLQQDT; this is encoded by the coding sequence TTGACAACGGCACCGGTCGAGCTGGAGCGGCCGGAGACCGAGGAGCACGTGCGGCCCGACCTCCCATGGGTCACGATCGTCTGGAACGATCCGATCAACCTGATGTCGTACGTCACCTACGTCTTCCAGGCCGTTTTCGGCTACTCCAAACGCAAGGCGCACGCGCTCATGCTCGACGTGCACCACAAGGGGCGCGCGGTGGTGTCGTCCGGCACCCGCGAGGAGATGGAGCGCGACGTGTCGATCCTGCACGAGTACGGCCTGTGGGCCACGCTCCAGCAGGACACCTGA
- a CDS encoding nicotinate phosphoribosyltransferase, with product MTDEPSSALLTDRYELTMLQGALRSGAAHRRAVFEMFARRLPENRGYGVVAGTGRFLDALERFRFDTGALDYLADSGGLDDATLSWLADYRFTGDVWGYGEGEAYFPGSPILVVEGTFAESVLLETVALSIYNHDSAIASAASRMTLAAGGRPIIEMGSRRTHEMSAVAAARAAYITGFASTSNLEAGRRYGVPTAGTSAHAFVLVHDSERAAFEAQLAALGAGTTLLVDTYDVDEAVRTAVELAGPELGGVRIDSGDLGDIAARVRRQLDGLGASAARIVVTGDLDEHAIQALAIAPVDGYGVGTALVTGSGAPTASLVYKLVARSGEDAGGPLLPVAKRSVGKPSRGGRKWGFRQLDAAGTAVAELVLERGDDPAPGERVRPLLRHLVAGGEVVGREPLDEARERHARSVAELPETARRMTRGEPVIPTRFGQPVQV from the coding sequence ATGACCGATGAACCCAGCAGCGCGCTGCTCACCGACCGATACGAGCTGACCATGCTGCAGGGCGCGCTGCGCAGCGGTGCCGCCCACCGCCGCGCGGTGTTCGAGATGTTCGCCCGGCGGCTGCCGGAGAACCGCGGCTACGGCGTGGTGGCCGGTACCGGCCGCTTCCTCGACGCGCTGGAGCGCTTCCGCTTCGACACCGGCGCCCTGGACTACCTGGCGGACTCCGGCGGGCTGGACGACGCCACCCTCTCCTGGCTGGCCGACTACCGGTTCACCGGCGACGTGTGGGGCTACGGCGAGGGCGAGGCCTACTTCCCCGGCTCGCCGATCCTCGTGGTGGAGGGGACGTTCGCGGAGTCGGTGCTGCTGGAGACGGTCGCCCTGTCGATCTACAACCACGACAGCGCCATCGCCTCGGCCGCCTCGCGCATGACGCTGGCCGCGGGCGGGCGGCCCATCATCGAGATGGGCTCGCGGCGCACCCACGAGATGTCGGCCGTGGCCGCCGCCCGCGCCGCCTACATCACCGGCTTCGCCTCCACCTCCAATCTGGAGGCCGGGCGGCGCTACGGCGTGCCCACCGCGGGTACCAGCGCGCACGCCTTCGTGCTGGTCCACGACTCCGAGCGGGCGGCGTTCGAGGCGCAGCTGGCGGCGCTGGGCGCCGGCACCACGCTGCTGGTGGACACCTACGACGTGGACGAGGCGGTGCGCACCGCCGTGGAGCTGGCCGGGCCCGAGCTGGGCGGGGTGCGGATCGACTCCGGCGACCTCGGCGACATCGCCGCGCGGGTGCGCCGCCAGCTCGACGGCCTGGGCGCCTCGGCCGCGCGCATCGTGGTCACCGGCGACCTCGACGAGCACGCCATCCAGGCGCTGGCCATCGCCCCCGTGGACGGCTACGGGGTGGGCACCGCGCTGGTCACCGGTTCGGGCGCGCCCACCGCGTCGCTGGTCTACAAGCTCGTGGCCCGCTCCGGCGAGGACGCCGGCGGGCCGCTGCTGCCGGTGGCCAAGCGGTCGGTGGGCAAGCCCAGCCGCGGCGGGCGCAAGTGGGGCTTCCGGCAGCTGGACGCCGCGGGCACCGCGGTGGCCGAACTGGTGCTGGAGCGCGGCGACGACCCCGCCCCCGGCGAGCGCGTGCGCCCGCTGCTGCGGCACCTGGTCGCGGGCGGCGAGGTGGTGGGCCGCGAGCCGCTGGACGAGGCGCGCGAGCGGCACGCCCGCTCGGTGGCCGAGCTGCCGGAGACCGCGCGGCGCATGACCCGCGGCGAGCCGGTGATCCCCACCCGCTTCGGCCAGCCCGTCCAGGTCTGA
- a CDS encoding isochorismatase family protein, whose translation MRALIVVDVQNDFCEGGSLAVSGGAAVAAAVSRHIADHRGDYAHIVATRDHHIDPGSHFSDTPDFVDSWPPHCVAGTTGAQFHPAFDTGAVENVFSKGAYSAAYSGFEGADDDGRPLADWLRERGVTEVDVVGIATDHCVRATAVDADEAGFATRVLLGLTAGVSRATIDAALAGLAERGVVLEGEPVVA comes from the coding sequence ATGAGGGCCTTGATCGTGGTCGACGTGCAGAACGACTTCTGCGAGGGCGGGAGCCTGGCGGTGTCGGGCGGCGCCGCCGTGGCGGCGGCGGTCTCGCGCCACATCGCCGACCACCGGGGCGACTACGCCCACATCGTCGCCACCCGGGACCACCACATCGACCCGGGTTCGCACTTCTCCGACACCCCCGACTTCGTCGACAGCTGGCCGCCGCACTGCGTGGCGGGCACCACCGGGGCGCAGTTCCACCCGGCTTTCGACACCGGCGCGGTCGAGAACGTGTTCAGCAAGGGCGCCTACTCCGCCGCCTACAGCGGGTTCGAGGGCGCCGACGACGACGGCCGCCCGCTGGCGGACTGGCTGCGCGAGCGCGGCGTGACCGAGGTCGACGTGGTGGGTATCGCCACCGACCACTGCGTGCGCGCCACCGCCGTCGACGCCGACGAGGCCGGGTTCGCCACCCGCGTGCTCCTCGGCCTCACCGCGGGGGTGTCGCGCGCCACCATCGACGCCGCCCTGGCCGGCCTGGCCGAGCGCGGCGTCGTCCTGGAGGGCGAACCCGTCGTGGCCTAG
- a CDS encoding PucR family transcriptional regulator has protein sequence MDSACPVPPGAVEPGGTANPLAGIPPEIADRLRPYFDDTIEQIVAAIQARIAEYDRPSDQVYLKAMRVSVRDALGAFLDRIGAPDPPGDELRERFRALGAGEAHEGRSLDSLQTAMRTTAVIAWRRITELQMDQPAAFPRRYIGPMAEAAFLFLEEIAAAAMEGYAGARAQAAGELRRRRGRLVNLLLAEDPPTPEAVAELARAAHWRLPAEVAVVALHARDPDSARTPVLPPDVLADLNRADPVLVVPDPEGPGRLRTLGLGLRDWDAAAGPPVAVTRARVSLERAREALALVTAGVVPGEGVVRWRDHLAAVLLLRDPELMAAMAETRLAPLRGLRPDRRERLTDTLLAWLQSGFNANEVAARLHVHPQTVRYRLRQVEGLFGDRLRDPDHRFELEMVLRAERLARRGAADGAREAPGAAGGPGRADPPGRAGGRARAAQARRSAPSAVNR, from the coding sequence GTGGACTCCGCATGCCCCGTGCCGCCGGGTGCCGTCGAGCCCGGCGGGACGGCCAACCCGCTCGCCGGGATCCCGCCCGAGATCGCCGACCGGCTGCGCCCCTACTTCGACGACACCATCGAGCAGATCGTGGCCGCCATCCAGGCGCGCATCGCCGAGTACGACCGGCCCAGCGACCAGGTGTACCTGAAGGCCATGCGGGTGTCGGTGCGCGACGCGCTGGGCGCGTTCCTGGACCGCATCGGCGCGCCCGACCCGCCCGGCGACGAGCTGCGCGAGCGGTTCCGCGCGCTGGGGGCGGGCGAGGCCCACGAGGGGCGCAGCCTCGACAGCCTGCAGACCGCCATGCGCACCACCGCCGTGATCGCCTGGCGGCGCATCACCGAACTCCAGATGGACCAGCCGGCGGCGTTCCCCCGCCGCTACATCGGGCCGATGGCCGAGGCGGCGTTCCTGTTCCTGGAGGAGATCGCCGCCGCGGCGATGGAGGGCTACGCCGGCGCCCGCGCGCAGGCGGCCGGCGAGCTGCGCCGGCGCCGGGGCCGCCTGGTCAACCTGCTGCTGGCCGAGGACCCGCCCACGCCCGAGGCGGTGGCCGAGCTGGCGCGGGCGGCGCACTGGCGGCTGCCCGCCGAGGTGGCGGTGGTGGCGCTGCACGCCCGCGACCCCGACAGCGCCCGGACGCCCGTGCTGCCGCCCGACGTGCTGGCCGACCTCAACCGGGCCGACCCCGTGCTGGTGGTGCCCGACCCCGAGGGTCCGGGGCGGCTGCGCACGCTGGGCCTGGGCCTGCGCGACTGGGACGCGGCGGCCGGACCGCCGGTGGCGGTGACCCGGGCGCGGGTGTCGCTGGAGCGGGCGCGCGAGGCGCTGGCGCTGGTGACGGCGGGGGTGGTGCCCGGCGAGGGGGTGGTGCGCTGGCGCGACCACCTGGCGGCGGTGCTGCTGCTGCGCGATCCCGAGCTGATGGCGGCGATGGCCGAGACGCGGCTGGCGCCGCTGCGGGGCCTGCGGCCGGACCGCCGCGAGCGTCTCACCGACACGCTGCTGGCCTGGCTGCAGTCGGGGTTCAACGCCAACGAGGTGGCGGCGCGGCTGCACGTCCACCCGCAGACGGTGCGCTACCGGCTGCGGCAGGTGGAGGGGCTGTTCGGCGACCGGCTGCGCGACCCCGACCACCGGTTCGAGCTGGAGATGGTGCTGCGCGCCGAGCGGCTGGCCCGGCGCGGCGCGGCCGACGGGGCGCGCGAGGCGCCGGGAGCGGCGGGAGGGCCGGGGCGGGCGGATCCGCCGGGCCGGGCGGGCGGGCGCGCCCGTGCGGCTCAGGCGCGGCGGTCGGCTCCCTCGGCGGTGAACAGGTAG
- a CDS encoding FkbM family methyltransferase gives MTTRPRPQDVPAPRSGPAPLRAVGAALRGLSPHAFFIEREVAGLAEVVRPGAVCLDVGAEYGLYTFTLADLAGPAGAVYAVEPLPGPARFLTTAASALGADNVRVLRRALAREEGTGTLSLPLRRGLPVHGRAYLTTGAASPGPNTEFSAARTVTAPVSTLDSLAAELGFDRLDFVKADVEGAELAVIDGGAATLERHRPALLLEIEDRHLAKYGARAADVADRLAAMGYRMRVWVARAWRDADRVREGHRNYLFTAEGADRRA, from the coding sequence ATGACCACTCGACCGCGGCCGCAGGACGTCCCCGCCCCCCGCAGCGGCCCCGCGCCGCTGCGCGCGGTCGGCGCCGCCCTGCGCGGCCTGTCCCCGCACGCGTTCTTCATCGAGCGCGAGGTCGCCGGACTCGCCGAGGTCGTCCGGCCCGGCGCCGTCTGCCTGGACGTCGGCGCCGAGTACGGCCTCTACACCTTCACCCTCGCCGACCTGGCGGGCCCCGCCGGCGCGGTCTACGCCGTGGAGCCGCTGCCCGGCCCGGCGCGCTTCCTGACCACGGCCGCCAGCGCCCTGGGCGCCGACAACGTGCGCGTCCTGCGCCGCGCGCTGGCCCGCGAGGAGGGCACCGGCACGCTCAGCCTGCCGCTGCGCCGGGGCCTGCCCGTGCACGGCCGCGCCTACCTCACCACCGGCGCCGCCTCGCCCGGCCCCAACACCGAGTTCTCCGCCGCGCGCACCGTGACCGCGCCCGTCAGCACCCTCGACTCCCTCGCCGCCGAACTCGGCTTCGACCGCCTCGACTTCGTCAAGGCCGACGTGGAGGGCGCCGAACTCGCCGTCATCGACGGCGGCGCCGCGACCCTGGAGCGCCACCGCCCCGCCCTGCTGCTGGAGATCGAGGACCGCCACCTCGCCAAGTACGGCGCCCGCGCCGCCGACGTCGCCGACCGGCTGGCCGCGATGGGCTACCGGATGCGCGTGTGGGTGGCCCGCGCCTGGCGCGACGCCGACCGGGTGCGCGAGGGGCACCGCAACTACCTGTTCACCGCCGAGGGAGCCGACCGCCGCGCCTGA